The Lysobacter panacisoli genome includes a window with the following:
- a CDS encoding replication-associated recombination protein A, with translation MQPLAERMRPRTLDEMVGQKRLLAPRSALRRAIESGRVHSMILWGPPGCGKTTLALLLARYADAEFRAISAVLSGLPEVRQVLAEAAQRFAEGHRTVLFVDEVHRFNKAQQDAFLPHIERGTILFVGATTENPSFELNSALLSRCRVHVMEAVSVDDIALALRQALDDDERGLGGRGLRVSEEALREIARAADGDVRRALTLLEIAAELAEGEDGEITPTTLAQVLADRTRRFDKGGEQFYDQISALHKSVRSSNPDAALYWFARMLDGGCDRAYLARRLTRMAVEDVGLADPRAMPMALEAWDTFERLGSPEGELALAQVVVYLATTAKSNAVYAAYNAARSDVQEYGTQDVPLHLRNAPTRLMKQLGYSQGYRYDHDVEGGIALEQTGFPDAMGERVYYEPVERGLEIRLKEKLDRLRAERETARRERGVSKSRDGT, from the coding sequence ATGCAGCCGCTCGCCGAGCGCATGCGGCCGCGCACGCTGGACGAAATGGTCGGACAGAAGCGCCTGCTCGCGCCGCGCTCAGCGCTGCGCCGCGCGATCGAATCCGGGCGCGTGCATTCGATGATCCTGTGGGGGCCGCCGGGTTGCGGCAAGACCACGCTCGCATTGCTCCTCGCGCGCTACGCCGACGCCGAGTTCCGCGCGATCTCCGCCGTGCTGTCGGGCCTGCCCGAAGTGCGGCAGGTGCTGGCCGAAGCCGCGCAGCGTTTCGCCGAAGGCCATCGCACGGTGTTGTTCGTCGACGAGGTGCATCGCTTCAACAAGGCCCAGCAGGACGCATTCCTGCCGCACATCGAACGCGGCACGATCCTGTTCGTCGGCGCGACCACCGAGAACCCTTCGTTCGAACTCAACTCCGCATTGCTCTCGCGTTGCCGTGTGCACGTGATGGAAGCGGTGTCGGTCGACGATATCGCGCTGGCCTTGCGGCAGGCGCTGGACGACGACGAACGGGGCCTCGGCGGTCGTGGCCTGCGCGTGAGCGAAGAGGCGTTGCGCGAAATCGCGCGTGCCGCGGACGGCGACGTGCGTCGTGCGCTCACGCTGCTTGAAATCGCCGCCGAACTGGCCGAAGGCGAGGACGGCGAGATCACGCCGACCACACTCGCGCAGGTGCTGGCCGATCGCACGCGCCGCTTCGACAAGGGCGGCGAACAGTTCTACGACCAGATATCCGCGCTGCACAAGTCGGTGCGAAGTTCCAATCCCGATGCTGCGTTGTACTGGTTCGCGCGCATGCTCGACGGCGGTTGCGATCGCGCCTACCTCGCGCGCCGGCTCACGCGCATGGCGGTCGAGGATGTCGGCCTAGCCGATCCGCGCGCGATGCCGATGGCGCTGGAAGCGTGGGACACGTTCGAACGTCTGGGCAGCCCGGAAGGCGAACTCGCGCTCGCGCAGGTCGTCGTCTACCTGGCGACGACGGCGAAATCGAACGCGGTGTACGCCGCGTACAACGCCGCGCGCAGCGATGTGCAGGAATACGGCACGCAGGACGTACCGCTGCACCTGCGCAATGCACCGACCCGCCTGATGAAGCAGCTCGGCTATTCGCAGGGCTACCGCTACGACCACGACGTCGAAGGCGGCATCGCGCTGGAGCAGACCGGCTTCCCCGACGCGATGGGCGAGCGGGTGTATTACGAGCCGGTCGAGCGCGGTCTAGAGATCCGGCTGAAGGAGAAACTCGATCGCCTGCGCGCGGAACGCGAAACCGCCCGTCGTGAGCGTGGCGTGAGCAAATCGCGGGACGGAACCTGA
- a CDS encoding C39 family peptidase yields MRAPPGGAYTLRVTSLKEARFKTTVRQQYDFSCGSAATATLLTYQYGVPVTEAEVFMRMYETGDQAKIRQRGFSMLDMRRYLASRGFEADGFEQPLDKLAAEGLPAIVLLNDRGYRHFVVVKGLKNGRVLLGDPARGTRAMPRSRFEQLWDNRILFVVHNRRDIAQFNVARDWSTAPPAPLDAGIARDSLYNIVTPRRRPGDI; encoded by the coding sequence GTGCGCGCGCCGCCGGGCGGCGCCTATACGCTGCGCGTCACCAGCCTCAAGGAAGCGCGCTTCAAGACCACCGTGCGGCAGCAGTACGACTTCAGCTGCGGCTCGGCGGCGACGGCGACGCTGCTGACCTATCAGTACGGCGTACCCGTCACCGAGGCCGAAGTGTTCATGCGCATGTACGAGACCGGCGATCAGGCGAAGATCCGCCAGCGCGGTTTCTCGATGTTGGACATGCGCCGTTATCTCGCTTCACGTGGCTTCGAGGCCGACGGCTTCGAACAGCCGTTGGACAAGCTGGCCGCTGAAGGACTGCCCGCGATCGTGCTGCTGAACGATCGCGGTTACCGGCATTTCGTGGTCGTGAAAGGACTCAAGAACGGGCGCGTTCTGCTCGGCGATCCCGCGCGCGGAACGCGCGCGATGCCGCGCTCGCGCTTCGAACAACTGTGGGACAACCGGATCCTGTTCGTCGTTCACAACCGCCGCGACATCGCGCAGTTCAACGTCGCACGCGACTGGAGTACGGCACCCCCGGCGCCGCTGGATGCGGGCATCGCCCGCGACAGCCTCTACAACATCGTGACGCCACGACGGCGTCCCGGCGACATCTGA
- a CDS encoding acetate kinase: MRTSSTDPEEIARLDNLQREINTQTQRLEELRNSLVQQQRAVADLQQALDEERLSAERGAGAAPGTVLPSLAQQAQAPVAQQVQPQQAQAQQPQQNAQQKQQPVGQAPESSTRPPEVAQIFDQPGVLTPAGQFVLEPSLQYGYSATDRVALVGFTIIPAILIGLIDVRQVKTTSGVGTITGRMGIGGRFELEAKVPYVYLNADTVSREIFTGSAQDRVFNANGDGMGDVEMTARYQLNRGGPDKAFYIGWLRYKSRTGKDLFEVVTDCVTRCVQNTTGTGLPLELPTGTGFEAIQPGVTWLYPSDPVVFFGTFSYLYNFERKNVSRTVLGGLTEELGDVKLGDIWGFNLGMGLALNEKASISLGYDTSFIGKTEQNGETAPGSVRITLGTMLLGGTYRFNERVSLNVALGVGVTRDTPDMTLTARVPINF; the protein is encoded by the coding sequence GTGCGCACGTCGTCGACCGATCCGGAGGAAATCGCGCGTCTGGACAACCTGCAGCGCGAGATCAACACGCAGACGCAACGGCTGGAGGAACTGCGCAACTCGCTGGTGCAGCAGCAACGCGCGGTCGCCGATCTGCAGCAGGCGCTGGACGAGGAACGCCTCTCGGCCGAACGCGGCGCCGGCGCGGCGCCCGGCACTGTGCTGCCTTCGCTCGCACAACAGGCGCAGGCGCCCGTCGCGCAGCAGGTGCAACCGCAACAGGCGCAGGCGCAACAGCCGCAACAGAACGCGCAACAGAAGCAGCAGCCCGTGGGGCAGGCGCCGGAATCCTCGACGCGTCCGCCCGAAGTGGCGCAGATCTTCGACCAGCCCGGCGTGCTCACGCCGGCGGGCCAGTTCGTGCTCGAACCTTCGCTGCAATACGGCTATTCCGCCACCGACCGTGTCGCGCTGGTCGGCTTCACCATCATCCCGGCGATCCTGATCGGCCTGATCGACGTCCGCCAGGTGAAGACGACTTCCGGCGTGGGCACGATCACCGGCCGCATGGGCATCGGCGGGCGCTTCGAGCTGGAGGCGAAGGTGCCGTACGTGTATCTCAACGCCGACACCGTGAGTCGCGAGATCTTCACCGGCAGCGCGCAGGACCGAGTGTTCAACGCCAACGGCGACGGCATGGGCGACGTGGAAATGACCGCGCGTTACCAGCTCAATCGCGGCGGTCCCGACAAGGCCTTCTACATCGGCTGGCTGCGCTACAAGAGCCGTACCGGCAAGGATCTGTTCGAAGTCGTCACCGACTGCGTGACGCGTTGCGTGCAGAACACCACCGGTACCGGCCTGCCGCTGGAGCTGCCGACCGGTACCGGCTTCGAGGCGATCCAACCCGGCGTGACCTGGCTGTACCCGTCCGATCCGGTCGTGTTCTTCGGCACCTTCAGCTACCTCTACAACTTCGAGCGCAAGAACGTCTCGCGCACCGTGCTCGGCGGCCTGACGGAAGAGCTTGGCGACGTGAAGCTGGGCGACATCTGGGGCTTCAACCTCGGCATGGGCCTGGCGCTCAACGAGAAGGCGTCCATCAGCCTGGGCTACGACACCAGCTTCATCGGCAAGACCGAGCAGAACGGCGAGACAGCGCCGGGCTCGGTGCGGATCACGCTGGGTACGATGCTGCTGGGCGGCACCTACCGCTTCAACGAGCGCGTGTCGCTCAACGTCGCGCTGGGCGTGGGCGTGACCCGCGACACGCCGGACATGACGCTCACCGCGCGCGTGCCGATCAACTTCTGA
- a CDS encoding DUF4136 domain-containing protein, producing MRTLALGAVLLTALAGCASTPTVHTDFDPSAQFASYRTYTWLKKPEGRSPLVDQRVVGAIDAQLAAKGWRQAASNEADIGLAGNVATQQRQTADTFYSGPAWGGYGWGRWGGGMGMGTATTTVRTYDVGTLVLDMFDMKTKQAVWRGTATGTVPDSPEAVNTKVQAGIDKMFATFPPGSAPAK from the coding sequence ATGAGAACTCTCGCACTGGGCGCGGTATTGCTCACCGCGCTGGCAGGGTGTGCCAGCACGCCGACCGTGCACACGGACTTCGATCCGTCCGCGCAGTTCGCCAGCTACCGCACCTACACCTGGCTGAAGAAGCCGGAAGGACGCTCGCCGCTGGTCGACCAGCGCGTCGTCGGCGCGATCGACGCGCAGCTGGCCGCCAAGGGCTGGCGCCAGGCCGCTTCGAACGAAGCCGATATCGGACTCGCCGGCAACGTCGCGACACAGCAGCGGCAGACGGCGGACACGTTCTACAGCGGTCCGGCGTGGGGCGGCTACGGCTGGGGCCGCTGGGGCGGCGGCATGGGCATGGGTACGGCGACGACGACCGTGCGCACCTACGACGTCGGTACGCTCGTGCTCGACATGTTCGACATGAAGACCAAACAGGCGGTGTGGCGCGGCACGGCAACGGGCACGGTTCCGGATTCGCCCGAAGCGGTGAACACCAAGGTGCAGGCCGGCATCGACAAAATGTTCGCGACGTTCCCGCCGGGCAGCGCGCCGGCGAAGTGA
- a CDS encoding methyltransferase, TIGR04325 family, with protein sequence MTRKKLVRIALESAELPGIRLIARPLYRRMFSRPYHGGNAYYGAYETHAQALADAPSLPTSYDQPSTTGMYMDRHRSIRVSDYPMVHWLSRLLADGRHRIFDLGGHIGVTYYGFRRYLSYPTTMEWRVHDVPSVIDAGRDWARQYDPDGLLHFAETPEAANSHDVLITCGALQYLDYTLPELLHRLENPPPHVLVNLTPVHPARGYVTLQNMGKAVLPYRVMAKPQFLSQMQSLGYTLVDHWQSKERHLRVPFEPDCTLDHYAGFYFKRA encoded by the coding sequence ATGACCAGGAAGAAGCTGGTCCGTATCGCGCTGGAAAGCGCGGAGCTTCCGGGGATCCGGCTCATCGCACGACCGCTGTACCGGCGCATGTTCAGCCGCCCCTACCACGGCGGAAATGCCTACTACGGCGCCTACGAAACCCACGCGCAGGCCCTCGCCGACGCGCCTTCGCTGCCGACCTCGTACGACCAGCCCTCGACCACGGGCATGTACATGGACCGGCATCGCAGCATCCGCGTGAGCGACTATCCGATGGTGCACTGGCTCTCGCGCCTGCTCGCCGACGGCCGCCATCGCATCTTCGACCTGGGCGGCCACATCGGCGTGACCTATTACGGTTTCCGTCGTTACCTTTCGTATCCCACGACGATGGAGTGGCGCGTGCACGACGTGCCTTCGGTCATCGATGCCGGCCGCGACTGGGCGCGCCAGTACGATCCCGATGGCCTGCTGCATTTCGCCGAGACCCCCGAAGCGGCCAACTCGCACGATGTGCTGATCACCTGCGGCGCGTTGCAGTACCTGGACTACACCTTGCCGGAACTCCTGCACCGGCTCGAGAACCCGCCGCCGCACGTACTGGTGAACCTCACGCCCGTGCATCCGGCGCGCGGCTACGTGACGCTGCAGAACATGGGCAAGGCGGTGCTGCCGTATCGCGTGATGGCGAAACCGCAGTTCCTTTCGCAGATGCAGTCGCTGGGCTACACGCTGGTCGACCACTGGCAATCGAAGGAGCGTCACCTGCGCGTGCCGTTCGAACCCGACTGCACGCTCGACCATTACGCCGGCTTCTACTTCAAGCGGGCCTGA
- a CDS encoding tetratricopeptide repeat protein: protein MSRWLIALAMAALLPATSVRAQTATPEQVLALPAELRARVHDEVLSERSGSQRRLEKLVAFMFSDEGLAISYRESATNTVAETYETRTANCLSFTMLFLALAREAQLEAFPQEIEQTLSWRRDDNTLYLSNHVNAGVRIGGRVFIVDVAGDNVIARDPPEQITQRRLIAHYYNNLAVASLERADYVAALALIDRSLELDSSYASHWSNAGVLHMRNGEPREAERAYRRALSLDPRNASALFNLSSFAQRTGDRVRELELRKRLADVQRNDPFHHFLLATNYERAGDYPRAIRAYRRAIQLHPDEHRFYSALANVYVKSGDLRRAVRALTRAQALSDGDVRAAYRIQLDRLKATR, encoded by the coding sequence ATGAGCAGATGGCTGATCGCACTGGCGATGGCGGCTCTGCTGCCCGCGACCAGCGTGCGCGCCCAGACCGCGACGCCGGAACAGGTATTGGCGTTGCCCGCCGAACTGCGCGCGCGCGTCCACGACGAAGTGCTCAGCGAACGCAGCGGCAGCCAGCGCCGGCTGGAGAAGCTGGTCGCCTTCATGTTCAGCGACGAAGGCCTGGCGATCTCGTACCGCGAGAGCGCCACCAACACCGTCGCGGAAACCTACGAAACCCGCACCGCGAACTGCCTGTCCTTCACCATGCTGTTCCTCGCGCTTGCGCGCGAAGCGCAGCTGGAAGCGTTCCCGCAGGAAATCGAACAGACCCTGTCGTGGCGACGCGACGACAACACGCTCTACCTCAGCAACCACGTCAACGCGGGCGTTCGCATTGGCGGCCGTGTCTTCATCGTCGACGTCGCCGGCGACAACGTGATCGCGCGTGATCCGCCCGAACAGATCACCCAGCGACGGCTGATCGCGCACTACTACAACAACCTTGCGGTCGCGAGCCTGGAACGGGCCGATTACGTCGCCGCATTGGCGCTGATCGACCGTTCGCTGGAACTCGATTCGTCCTACGCCAGCCACTGGAGCAATGCCGGCGTGCTGCACATGCGCAATGGCGAGCCGCGCGAGGCTGAGCGGGCCTACCGGCGCGCGCTCTCGCTGGATCCGCGCAACGCCAGTGCGCTGTTCAACTTGTCCAGCTTCGCCCAGCGCACCGGCGATCGCGTGCGTGAACTGGAACTGCGCAAGCGCCTAGCCGACGTGCAGCGCAACGACCCGTTCCATCATTTCCTGCTCGCCACCAACTACGAGCGCGCCGGCGATTACCCCCGCGCGATCCGCGCCTACCGGCGCGCGATCCAGCTGCATCCGGACGAACACCGCTTCTATTCCGCGCTGGCCAACGTCTACGTGAAGTCCGGCGACCTGCGCCGCGCCGTGCGCGCCCTGACCCGTGCCCAGGCGCTCAGCGACGGCGACGTCCGCGCCGCCTACCGGATCCAGCTGGACCGCCTGAAAGCCACCCGCTGA
- a CDS encoding DksA/TraR family C4-type zinc finger protein, producing the protein MATGWAGDGAVQDQIDATIKDAIQRARSQLPTGPGLTHCEECDKEIPEARRKAVPGVRLCIRCQEAHDEEQGNFSGYNRRGSKDSQLR; encoded by the coding sequence ATGGCCACCGGTTGGGCAGGCGACGGCGCCGTTCAGGACCAGATCGACGCCACCATCAAGGACGCCATCCAGCGTGCGCGCAGCCAGCTTCCCACGGGTCCGGGACTGACGCATTGCGAGGAGTGCGACAAGGAAATCCCCGAGGCGCGGCGCAAGGCCGTGCCCGGCGTGCGTCTATGCATTAGGTGCCAGGAAGCGCACGACGAGGAGCAGGGCAACTTCAGCGGCTACAACCGTCGCGGCAGCAAGGACAGCCAGCTGCGCTGA
- a CDS encoding VOC family protein, whose amino-acid sequence MSEDAPTMRLSTIGQIAITVGDVEQALVFYRDVLGLPHLFSAGPQLAFLDAGGVRVMLTTPHGAGTAGENSILYFRVDDIERAHAALVARGAADEHGPQLTAKLPDHELWIAFVRDPDGNPVGLMEERR is encoded by the coding sequence ATGAGCGAAGACGCGCCGACGATGCGGCTGTCCACGATCGGGCAGATCGCGATCACCGTCGGCGACGTCGAACAGGCGCTGGTGTTCTACCGCGATGTTCTCGGACTGCCTCATCTGTTCAGCGCCGGCCCGCAGCTCGCGTTCCTCGATGCAGGCGGCGTGCGGGTGATGCTGACCACGCCGCATGGCGCGGGCACGGCCGGAGAGAATTCGATCCTGTATTTCCGCGTCGACGACATCGAGCGCGCGCATGCCGCGCTGGTCGCGCGCGGCGCCGCGGACGAACATGGCCCGCAGCTCACCGCGAAACTGCCGGACCACGAACTGTGGATCGCTTTCGTTCGCGATCCCGACGGCAACCCGGTCGGGCTGATGGAAGAACGCCGCTGA
- a CDS encoding GMC oxidoreductase, with amino-acid sequence MIFDYRKASSPADIEADICIVGAGAAGLAIAWAFLGTKVRVCVVEGGGLIADERNQALFEGSSVGDPPFDPGASRLRAFGGTCNYWGRGCIPLANLAPRDWVPHSGWPIGFVDLEPHYHRARTFCGLDPHELAEDTFLTPSSRRPLSFETDTLVHKTFATSPMIFGHAYHDTFERADNITVLLHANLIELEAAPSAAAVRHARIGTLDGRRGTVSAAHYVLACGGIENARLLLSSNSVAAEGLGNQHDLVGRYFMDHPSGKLGTLFTEEPHVVTRPYDRNVPKGRPQVHPEICLSDEAQRRHRILSGRVRPFAFEEPVPEGLQALRDLRAAMRARRRHENWAIKARVCGRKNGEPDYIAKAMPPAEDLRALTLRAGLNAGDIAKAMGRKLTRQPAVRTERVDLIGYFEQVPNHDSRVILGEERDALGLRQISIDWRLTELDRHTYRTAARLFGAELARACRGRFQTEEWLADKDATPQVFGTSHHMGTTRMADDPHDGVVDRHCKVHGVDNLHIAGSSVFPTGSWAFPTFTIIALSLRLAEQLRMRLEQAAPLLA; translated from the coding sequence TTGATCTTCGATTACAGGAAGGCTTCGTCGCCGGCCGACATCGAGGCCGACATCTGCATCGTCGGTGCCGGTGCGGCGGGCCTGGCGATCGCCTGGGCATTCCTCGGGACCAAGGTGCGGGTGTGCGTGGTCGAAGGCGGTGGGCTCATCGCCGACGAGCGCAACCAGGCGCTGTTCGAAGGCTCGTCGGTCGGTGATCCGCCGTTCGATCCGGGCGCTTCGCGGCTGCGCGCGTTCGGTGGCACATGCAACTACTGGGGGCGCGGCTGCATTCCGCTGGCGAATCTGGCGCCGCGCGACTGGGTGCCGCACAGCGGCTGGCCGATCGGTTTCGTCGATCTGGAACCGCATTACCATCGAGCGCGCACCTTCTGCGGGCTCGATCCGCATGAACTGGCCGAGGACACGTTCCTGACGCCGTCGTCGCGGCGCCCGCTGTCGTTCGAAACCGACACGCTGGTGCACAAGACCTTCGCCACCAGCCCGATGATCTTCGGCCACGCGTACCACGACACGTTCGAGCGCGCCGACAACATCACCGTTCTGCTGCACGCCAACCTGATCGAACTGGAAGCCGCGCCGTCGGCGGCGGCCGTGCGCCATGCGCGCATCGGCACGCTCGACGGGCGACGCGGCACGGTGAGCGCGGCGCACTACGTGCTCGCCTGCGGCGGCATCGAGAACGCGCGCCTTCTGCTCTCGTCCAACTCGGTCGCTGCTGAAGGTCTGGGCAACCAGCACGATCTGGTCGGCCGCTATTTCATGGATCATCCAAGCGGGAAACTCGGCACGCTGTTCACCGAAGAACCGCACGTCGTCACCCGTCCATACGATCGCAACGTGCCCAAGGGCCGTCCGCAGGTGCATCCGGAGATCTGCCTGTCGGACGAAGCGCAGCGGCGCCACCGCATCCTCAGCGGGCGCGTGCGCCCGTTCGCATTCGAGGAGCCCGTGCCGGAAGGACTGCAGGCGCTGCGCGACCTGCGTGCGGCGATGCGCGCGCGCCGCCGCCACGAGAACTGGGCGATCAAGGCGCGCGTGTGCGGTCGCAAGAACGGCGAACCGGACTACATCGCCAAGGCGATGCCGCCGGCCGAGGACCTGCGCGCGCTCACGCTGCGCGCCGGGCTCAACGCGGGCGACATCGCCAAGGCAATGGGACGCAAGCTCACCCGCCAGCCGGCAGTGCGTACCGAACGCGTGGACCTGATCGGTTATTTCGAACAGGTACCGAACCACGACAGCCGCGTCATCCTCGGCGAAGAACGCGACGCGCTGGGTCTGCGCCAGATCAGCATCGACTGGCGCCTGACCGAACTGGACCGGCACACCTATCGCACCGCGGCGCGCTTGTTCGGCGCCGAACTCGCACGCGCCTGTCGCGGCCGTTTCCAGACCGAGGAATGGCTGGCCGACAAGGACGCCACGCCGCAGGTGTTCGGCACCTCGCACCACATGGGCACCACGCGCATGGCCGACGATCCGCACGACGGCGTGGTCGATCGCCATTGCAAGGTGCACGGCGTTGACAACCTGCACATCGCGGGCAGTTCGGTGTTCCCGACCGGAAGCTGGGCATTCCCGACCTTCACCATCATCGCGCTGAGCCTGCGCCTGGCTGAGCAGTTGCGCATGCGACTGGAACAGGCTGCACCGCTGCTGGCATGA
- a CDS encoding M56 family metallopeptidase, protein MSELDLLVPALGRVLLHFLWQGVLIGLIAAVALHALRHARPQMRYAVACVAMLTCVVVPAISLAMQLWAGDASAATLAPGGAPSTALRMRFTEVAPLRSQLELALPWIVLAWSAGACALSLRMGVGLLWVQRLRATPQGAEHPRWQARVDALAARFGLSRRVALRVVDALDSPISAGWWRPVVFLPAGLLSRMPVELVEALIAHELAHIRRHDYLVNLLQNAAEALLFYHPVTWWLSRRIRIEREHIADRLAADVTGEPRRLAVALSELTGFAHTRCGATLHLAQAAHGGHLMSRIEQLVRPGQRMARGGVALPLVGLAAACLAFYAHAQIRQDGATQATAATKAQPATAATPAVKATPATAATPAAKPAPAAAPASKVRISTHKGDYDYDGYAVVSGERGRMTMDGSSDDFPDIERARSQSKGRDFVWFRRDGQSYVIADAGTVAQIREAWRDSDRIGAQMETLGSEMEVHGKKMEALGRQMEQLAPPPANTDAIEAASQRMEELSQQQAELAARQAEAAADMWRGDEAEQRKLSAKIDALGEQQETLGRKMEEQSKVIEAHSRHIEANSAPMEALGRQMEEAGKPMDALGKRMDALGKEQSKYAAEAERKTRTLIDDAVAKGLAVKLADYGTL, encoded by the coding sequence ATGAGTGAGCTCGACCTGCTGGTTCCGGCGCTCGGCCGCGTGCTGTTGCACTTCCTCTGGCAGGGCGTGCTGATAGGCCTCATCGCCGCCGTCGCGCTGCACGCGTTGCGCCATGCACGTCCGCAGATGCGTTATGCGGTCGCATGCGTCGCGATGCTCACCTGCGTCGTCGTTCCCGCGATCAGCCTGGCGATGCAGTTGTGGGCGGGCGATGCGTCCGCCGCGACGCTCGCACCCGGCGGCGCGCCATCGACCGCGCTGCGCATGCGGTTCACGGAGGTCGCGCCGCTGCGTTCGCAGCTCGAACTGGCGCTGCCGTGGATCGTGCTGGCCTGGTCGGCCGGTGCGTGCGCGCTGTCGCTGCGCATGGGCGTGGGCCTGCTGTGGGTCCAGCGCCTGCGCGCCACGCCACAGGGCGCGGAACATCCACGCTGGCAGGCGCGTGTGGATGCCCTCGCCGCACGTTTCGGACTGAGCCGCCGTGTCGCGCTGCGCGTGGTCGATGCACTGGATTCGCCGATCTCGGCGGGCTGGTGGCGACCGGTGGTGTTCCTGCCGGCCGGGTTGCTGTCGCGCATGCCGGTCGAGCTGGTCGAAGCGCTGATCGCACACGAACTCGCCCACATCCGCCGTCACGACTACCTCGTCAACCTGCTGCAGAACGCGGCCGAAGCGCTGCTGTTCTACCACCCGGTGACATGGTGGCTGTCGCGTCGCATCCGCATCGAACGCGAACACATCGCCGACCGTCTCGCTGCCGACGTCACCGGCGAACCGCGCCGCCTCGCGGTGGCGCTTTCCGAACTCACCGGCTTCGCGCACACACGCTGCGGCGCGACGCTCCACCTTGCCCAAGCCGCCCACGGAGGCCACCTGATGTCCCGCATCGAACAACTCGTCCGCCCCGGCCAGCGCATGGCACGCGGCGGCGTCGCCCTGCCCCTCGTCGGCCTCGCGGCGGCGTGCCTAGCCTTCTATGCGCATGCGCAGATCCGTCAGGACGGCGCGACGCAGGCCACCGCCGCCACGAAGGCGCAGCCGGCCACCGCCGCGACACCGGCGGTGAAGGCCACGCCGGCCACCGCCGCGACGCCGGCCGCGAAGCCAGCACCTGCCGCAGCGCCCGCATCCAAGGTGCGCATCAGCACGCACAAGGGCGACTACGACTACGACGGCTACGCCGTAGTGAGCGGCGAGCGCGGTCGCATGACGATGGACGGCTCCAGCGACGACTTCCCGGACATCGAGCGCGCGCGCAGCCAGTCGAAGGGTCGCGATTTCGTCTGGTTCCGTCGCGATGGACAGTCCTACGTGATCGCCGACGCCGGCACGGTCGCGCAGATCCGCGAGGCATGGCGCGACAGCGATCGCATCGGCGCGCAGATGGAAACGCTCGGCTCGGAAATGGAAGTGCACGGCAAGAAGATGGAGGCGCTGGGCCGGCAGATGGAGCAGCTCGCCCCGCCGCCGGCCAACACCGACGCGATCGAGGCCGCGTCGCAGCGCATGGAAGAACTCAGCCAGCAGCAGGCCGAACTCGCCGCGCGCCAGGCGGAGGCCGCCGCCGACATGTGGCGCGGCGACGAGGCCGAGCAGCGCAAGCTGTCGGCGAAGATCGACGCGCTCGGCGAGCAGCAGGAGACGCTGGGCCGCAAGATGGAGGAACAGTCGAAGGTCATCGAAGCGCATTCGCGTCACATCGAGGCGAACAGCGCGCCGATGGAGGCGCTCGGCCGCCAGATGGAAGAAGCCGGCAAGCCGATGGACGCGCTTGGCAAGCGCATGGACGCCCTCGGCAAGGAGCAGTCGAAGTACGCCGCTGAAGCCGAACGCAAGACCCGCACCCTGATCGACGACGCCGTGGCCAAGGGCCTGGCCGTCAAGCTGGCGGATTACGGCACGCTGTAA
- a CDS encoding BlaI/MecI/CopY family transcriptional regulator → MTRKNAKPPKPTTAELDLLRVIWRLGPSTVKDLHQARIAERPDATYANVLRLLQVMHGKGLVTRDESQRSHVYAAAHAQDALQTNLLKDLIQKAFAGSGKALVLAALNDHVTDKERAEIQRFLKEHSDE, encoded by the coding sequence ATGACCCGCAAAAACGCGAAGCCCCCCAAGCCCACCACCGCGGAGCTCGACCTGCTCCGCGTGATCTGGCGACTCGGGCCGTCCACGGTGAAAGACCTCCACCAGGCCCGCATCGCCGAACGCCCCGACGCGACCTACGCGAACGTGCTGCGTCTGTTGCAGGTGATGCACGGCAAGGGACTGGTCACGCGCGACGAGAGCCAGCGTTCGCATGTCTACGCGGCCGCGCACGCACAGGACGCGCTGCAGACCAACCTGCTGAAGGACCTGATCCAGAAGGCGTTCGCCGGTTCCGGCAAGGCACTGGTGCTGGCCGCACTGAACGACCACGTCACCGACAAGGAACGCGCCGAGATCCAGCGCTTCCTCAAGGAGCACTCCGATGAGTGA